The following coding sequences lie in one Panicum virgatum strain AP13 chromosome 6N, P.virgatum_v5, whole genome shotgun sequence genomic window:
- the LOC120680079 gene encoding probable glucan 1,3-beta-glucosidase A, which yields MRSADAGILGRVRLPLLLLLLICSSLLLLPQQSDARRTLAAAGAPASPIRAVNLGGWLLTEGWIQGNSLFNDIPNNDLLDGTQLQFKSVTQNRYLVADMGGGAAILADRVNASGWETFKLWRIDEMTFNFRVFGNQFVGVNSTGGVVATATTPGPSETFQLVRQDSDKSRVRIRASNGLFLQAKTMESVTADYGEDSDWGDDDPSVFVTNNVGSLHGEYQICNGYGVTKATQVLRNHWSTYITESDFSFIASSGLNAVRVPVGWWIASDPDPPLPFVGGSLQALDNAFSWAEKYNLGVIVDLHAAPGSQNPYEHSATRDGSQEWGTSDANIAQTVQVIEFLASRYAGRASLLAVELLNEPLAPGATLASIMKYYQDGYDAVRRHTSTAYVIMSNRLSASATELLQFAGGFSGAVLDVHYYNLFSSDFDSLTVEQNIDFVRNNRSSDLAAVTSQNGRPLTFVGEWVAEWEVQGATKTDYQRFAQVQEDVYGRATFGWAYWTLKNVNNHWSMQWMIQNGYITLNT from the exons ATGAGGAGCGCGGACGCCGGCATCCTCGGCCGCGTGCGACTCccgctgcttctcctgctcctaaTTTGCTCGTCGCTGCTGCTCCTCCCCCAGCAATCCGATGCCAGGAGGACGTTGGCGGCGGCAGGAGCACCGGCGTCTCCGATCCGGGCGGTGAACCTCGGTGGCTGGCTCCTGACGGAAGGCTGGATACAGGGGAATTCCCTCTTCAACGACATTCCCAACAATGACCTCCTG GATGGCACCCAGCTCCAGTTCAAGTCGGTGACCCAGAACAGGTACCTCGTCGCGgacatgggcggcggcgccgccatccTCGCCGACCGGGTGAATGCGTCCGGCTGGGAGACCTTCAAG CTATGGAGGATCGACGAGATGACGTTCAACTTCCGCGTGTTCGGCAACCAGTTCGTGGGCGTCAACAGCACCGGCGGAGTCGTCGCAACGGCCACCACGCCGGGGCCGTCGGAGACCTTCCAGCTCGTGCGACAGGACAGCGACAAGAGCCGGGTGCGCATCAGGGCGTCAAACGGCCTTTTCTTGCAG GCGAAGACCATGGAATCAGTGACCGCGGACTACGGCGAGGATTCAGACTGGGGTGACGATGACCCCTCAGTTTTTGTGACAAATAATGTCGGCAGCCTACATGGGGAGTACCAGATATGCAATGGATATGGCGTAACAAAGGCAACACAGGTTCTCAGG AACCACTGGAGCACATACATAACCGAGAGCGACTTCAGTTTCATTGCGTCAAGCGGACTGAACGCGGTGAGGGTCCCTGTTGGATGGTGGATTGCCAGCGACCCCGACCCTCCGCTTCCTTTCGTCGGAGGATCTCTCCAAGCCTTGGATAATGCATTCAGCTGGGCAGA GAAGTACAATCTGGGTGTGATCGTGGACTTGCACGCTGCGCCAGGTTCACAGAACCCGTATGAGCACAGCGCAACCAGGGACGGGTCGCAAGAGTGGGGCACCAGCGACGCCAACATCGCCCAGACAGTGCAGGTCATCGAATTCCTGGCGTCAAGGTACGCGGGCAGGGCCAGCCTACTGGCGGTGGAGCTGCTGAACGAGCCGCTTGCCCCGGGCGCAACCCTGGCCAGCATCATGAAATACTACCAGGACGGCTACGACGCCGTCCGGCGACACACGTCGACGGCGTACGTGATCATGTCCAACAGGCTGTCCGCCAGCGCCACCGAGCTGCTCCAGTTCGCCGGAGGCTTCTCCGGCGCCGTCCTCGACGTGCACTACTACAACCTGTTTAGCAGCGATTTCGACAGCCTCACCGTCGAACAGAACATCGACTTCGTCAGGAACAATCGCTCCTCAGACCTCGCCGCCGTCACCAGTCAGAATGGGCGCCCTCTCACCTTCGTGG GGGAGTGGGTGGCCGAGTGGGAGGTGCAAGGAGCGACTAAGACGGACTACCAGAGGTTTGCGCAGGTGCAGGAAGACGTCTACGGCCGAGCTACCTTTGGATGGGCCTACTGGACGCTCAAGAACGTGAATAACCATTGGAGTATGCAGTGGATGATCCAAAACGGATACATCACACTCAACACCTAG